A window of Polynucleobacter sp. KF022 genomic DNA:
AGGTCGTAGGCACCTACCGCGTCCTGCCACCACATAAGGCCCAAGAAATAGGACGTCTCTATTCTGATTCTGAGTTTGACTTATCTCGCATCAATCACCTACGCCCTAAATTAGTTGAGCTAGGAAGATCCTGTGTTCATCAAGACTACCGCTCCGGCGCCGTGATTATGGCCCTGTGGAGTGGCTTGGCTCAGTACATGCAAAAGAATGGCTACGAAATTATGTTGGGATGCGCCAGCATCCCCATGGCTGATGGCGGACACTTTGCAGCGAGCCTTTATAACTCACTCGGCAATGATCAAATGGCGCCTACAGAGTTCCACGCCTTTCCACGCTTGCCTTTGCCTTTAGATAAGCTTAATGGTGGCCTGGATGTGCAGCCTCCCCCCTTGATTAAGGGCTACCTCAAGCTCGGAGCCAAAATTTGCAGTGCCCCTGCTTGGGATCCAGACTTTAATACTGCTGATCTATTAACAATGCTGCGACTGTCTGAAATTAATCCGCGTTACGCAAAGCATTTCTTAGGTCTCTAGTTTTAAGGAATGAACTTCTCAGTAAAAAGCTTACTTAAAGCTCACTTGATAAGAACGACCAACTCTCTCCCACTCTGCAGCCTCTTTTAAAAGACTAAATTCTGTCAAAGGGTGTTCATCAGCCCACTCTTTTGACAGACTTACCAAATACGAGCCATCATGCTCAGAAACTTTTACTTTAGGGAGGCTGATATCACTTCGTCCACGGCAGAGTACTTGAGCCAAGCGTAAACAAAAAAGCATGCGCCAGTCTTCAAAGCCGTGATTATTGGCTAACTTGCCAAGCTTACCGGTATGACCGATCAATAGCGCAGCAAGCCTTGCCTGGTCGTTCTTAGAGAATCCAGGCATATCTGCATTACCCGCTATATAGGCAGAGTGCTTGTGATACCCGTTATGGGAGATTGACAATCCAATCTCATGGAGATTAGCGGCCCATTGTAATAGTGCAACATTATCAGCCCTACTTTCAGATTGAGGTTTAGGTAATTGCTGGAGAAAATCTGCTGCTAACTTACCCACTCTGTCTGCTTGCTCACGATCAACTGCATATCGTTGCATAAATTGCTCTACAGTGACATAGCGCATGTCATGATGTTGAGAACGGCCAAGTAAGTCATATAAAACACCACTTCGTAAAGCGGCATCTGTCACTTCCATTTCTTCAATACCTAATTCATCGAAGGCGGCCAGCATAATCGCTAAACCTCCGGGCCATACGGCTCTTCTATCATCCTTCAATCCCTCAAGTTCAACTTGATTTACATGTTCATACTTCAGGAGATGCTTTTTAAGATTCTTCAAGCCTTCGCGAGTGATAAGTCCGCTTGTGCCATTGACGCGACCCATGGTTAAACCATCATCATGTCTATTGAAATTATTAGTCGCAATTAGATCTGCTAAAGCCCTGGCAGTTCCAGAGGATCCAATGACTTGCTTCCAGCCGCTTTTTAAATAAGCGCCAGAAATGACTTGTATTTCACGACGAGCTGCCAACTCAGCCTCTTTAAAGGCATACGCATCGATATTCCCTTTAGGGAAAAAACGCAGACTATGTGATACACAGCCAATATAAAGACTCTCCATTAACTTTGGCTCATAGCCTTTGCCAATAATAAATTCGGTTGAACCTCCACCAATATCGATGACCAATCTATTGCCCTGAACAGCCTGAACCTCATGCGCAGCTCCGATATAAATCAGGCGCGCCTCTTCAACACCTGCAATCACTTCAATCGGAAATCCCAATGCCGCCTGTGCATCCTCCACAAATTGCGGGGCATTTTTTGCAACCCGCAAAGTATTGGTAGCAACTGCTCGAACATTAGAAGGATCAAACCCCCTAATTCGCTCTCCAAATCGCCTAACAGCAACTAAGCCGCGCTGGTAAGCATCGTTGCCAAGTAACTTATTTTCCGTCAGGCCGGCCGCCAAACGAACTGTTTCGCGAAGAGTATCTATGGGGCGCAACTGGGTACCCGAGGTAGTATTTACCGCCTGAGCGACTAACATACGAAAACTATTGGATCCTAAATCGACAGCAGCAACAAGCTCTGCGGAGTTTATTAAAGGATCTACGGGATTAATTGCCAAAATGTTCCTCAATATTGATTGCTGCGCTAATTATGTCTATTTTATGTAAAAACAATGACATATTCATGAAATGCACAGCAATGCCCTGTGTATAGGGCGCGGAACCTTGATCTAAGCTGCTAAATTTTGCTCTGAACTAGAACAGTCGCGGTTACCAAAGCTGCATAAAATACAGCAATCACCTGATTTAGGCTTCAAAATTGCACTGCAAGATCTGCAACGATAAAAATGCTGGGCACCCTCTTCAGAAGTAATGATCTCAGAGGTTTGGCAATTAGGGCAAGTCACAGTAGCTTGCGGATATTGGATAGTCTTATTCACTATCAAATATTGAAGCAAGATTGTGTCAATAGTGTGTCAAATTCAATTGAACCAAAGACCATTAATCTGTTGTGCTTGGGCTCCAGAAGGCCTGGGATACAAACTCTTGATCAGCAATTTTTGCAATTAGTCGATCCATTTCATCCCCATCTACGGCTGAGGCAGTTAATACCGCCTGAATTTCAACGTCATCGCTGCCAAATTGATGCACTTCAACATCTTGCGTTTGATAACCTGCCCCCTCTAAAGTCTTGATGAATTGCTTTAGCGCCTGTTTTTGCGCATGCTTTGGGGTAATGATGTAAACCGAGTTTGTCACTTCAACGGAGATGGTGTCTAGAGGTTGGCGGTTAATAAAGGTCACCACAGGTCGCAAAAGAGTATTGGCCGCTAATACGAATATGGTTGCCAACCCAGCTTCCAAAATCAAGTCGGCGCCAGCACAAGCGCCTACCGCACCGGAGGCCCATAAAGTAGCTGCCGTATTAATCCCTCGGACATTCCCCTCTTCGCGCATGATAACGCCCGCCCCCAGAAAGCCGATACCCGAAACCACATAGGCCATGACATGGACGGCACCTTCATGACCGGTAAGTCTATTGGCCGCATCCACAAAGATCGCCGCCCCGATAGCCACCAAAATATTCGTTCTTAAACCTGCAGTTCGTTGGCGATATTGACGCTCTAGCCCAATTAATCCACCAAAGAAAAATGCAGCCGTAAGGCTGATTGCAGTATCGGCTAACGATACATAGTTAATATTGTTCGTAAATTCCATAGAGCGATTTATTGTTTTGAGCTAAGACCCAATGACTCTACCATCACCTTAAATACCTCAGTGTTATCCATGAAACCTTTAAACTTCTCTGATCCAGGGCCGATTGCATTTAACACGGCATCATCGGCAGTATGCACTCCTACCTCCTGATGTGATGGCAAGTTTCCACCCACATGAATTGCATCTTCCTGCAATTGAATATATTTAGGATTCGCCACAAATTTTCCAGAATCATCTTTTACTGCAGGCACAAACGTACCATCCAGCTTTGGGTGCAAAGTCTCGTAGTGATCCGGATAGTTGCCATAAAAGAATGCGAGGCGCTTAGAAACATCAATTTGACTTGGGTACCCTTGCACATCAGCCTTAGGATAATTAGGGTATCCGGCAGCTGCATAGACGCCCACTTTTTCACGTAATGGCCCAGGCTTATCATCATGCACTACCCCGCTGATAGAGCCACTATGAGTGTGATCAGGCGTCACAATAATTAATGTATCTGGATTCTTTTTCGCAAAGTCTTTGGCTATTTGCACTGCATTACTTAGCATGATGGTGTCAAATGCCGCTCTCTCCCAATCAAGTGGATGGTTGAACTTGTCAATTAAAGCAGCCTCCACCATCAAGAAAAATCCATTAGGGTTTCGAGATAACACTTCAATTGCAGATTGAGTCATCTCAGTGAGATCAGGCTGATTTGGGTATAGAGCAACAGTATTCTTTTTGAGAAAGAGACGATCCAAGGACCCATCCATATTGTCTGGATGAAAAACACCAAACAACTTTTTAGTGCTCTTATTTTCAGCGGCAGCTACCAACTCTTGCTTTGTAAAAGCGAGCTGATATCCATCAGCTTTAAATGTATCCACTAAATTCTTATCGTCTTTACGTTTTGAACCTTTAATCGATTGCGGATAAAAATAAGCTGACCCACCACCAAGAATGACTTCTGCGCCACTTTTTAGCAGTTGATCGGCAATGTACTGCTTGTCAGCTCGACGGCGTGTATGCGCAACCATTGCTCCAGGAGTAGCATCCTGCAATTCCGCGTCTGACACGATACCAACTGACATTTTGGTATTACGCTTTATAAGTTCAGAAATGGTTTCTACTTTAGGATGCGATAAGTTATCACTAGCACGAGATACATAGACACCCATTGCATTAACAGCAGTCTTATGCCCAGTGGTGTATGCGCTCATGGAGTTAGCAGAATCAGTGATTAAAGAATCTGAGCCAGAGGTTCCAATCATTGCAGTATTAGGCATATTATCAAAAGCCAATCTACCCTGGTATTTTCCTTCGTTGATACCTTTTGATAAAACGCGGGCAGCGGTTCGATTGGCAATCGTCATCCCATCACCAATAAATAAGATCACGTTCCTTACTTTTCGCGGACCGCTAAAGTAAACATCCCAAGTCACTTTTAACTTTTCTTGCGCAGTACGCGCCACCAGCTCGTACTTGCCTGCCTTTGCCAACTGCACATCCCGATAAATTACCGCACTACCTTTGCCATTTTCATCTGAGATAAATTCAGATTTACTGGAGACTAATTTATTAATTGGGAGTCCATTTAATTCAATGATGACATCGCTAGGGCTAGCAACCTGATTGAACTCAATCTTGATATCGAATTTTGAACCCGCCAAAATACTCGCTTGATCGATTGGATAGATAGCTGCAGCATGCGCAAAGCCAGTAATTGATACCAGCAGAATCAGAGCTAACGATTTAAAGGAATGGAGGCTTGTCATGAAGTAAAAATAATCAAAAGGTTTGGGCAGATTACAATATCTTCCAAAATCATGACATTCTGATGACCTTCGGCATTACAAATCCTACAAAGCTGTTTTTTTCTTTGCTGCTTTCAATTTTCCAGATTTGACAGCTTTACAAAACTGCTCATAATCTTTCATATTCTGCTTTGCATATGACTTTGCGAATGCATATAAAGCCTCATTCAACCCATCAGATTGGCCGCAATATCCTGCGATCATGGCAGCATCACCGGAACGAGCATGACCTAATGCCAGGGCCCAGCCAAATAACTTTGCATAGTCCGGAAATGTTTTTAAAGTCACTCCGCCAGTGCCGACTCCGATGCCACCCTTCATATCTCGCAATTGACGCAGATAGAAGCCCTGGCTTCTATTTATATCGTACTGAACTGCCCCGTAGTTTAAAAAGATATCGGGCGCACCCTGCAAGAGTCTCTGGCCTGCGACTACCCGCCTCCCCATATCTCGATAAATTGACTCCCCTAAATAGGGACTTAAGACGGATCGTTGAGCTTCCTTGTATTGAAGAAATAAAGGATCCTGCCCACTATCACCCTCAAAATATAAAACCATGCAATTAGTTCCGACGCTACCAACCCCCACAACCTTTCGGGCAAAATCTTTTAAGGAATAGCGCTGAAATAGTATTTGCCTATCAGCCAGCAAAGTGCTGGCGTAATTCAATAATGCTTTATCAATCAATGGCAATAATGGGGTACCGTAGGCATCCTTTTTAAAATGCTCAATCAAAGGAGGTCTGTTGATAATTTTTCGATTCTTACCCACCAAGGTCGTCAAGCTCTCCAGTACTTGAATATTGCCCTGCCCTTTAGTTTCCTTTAAATAAACATCCAATTTCCTCTGATGCTCTTTACTAAAGTGCTTGCGAATATCTTTTTCGCCGATAAACTCCTGCGCCAAATCTAAATAAGGCATTTTTGCGTATTGCTCAATACGCTTTTGATATTCAGATGTAATCTGATAAACCAATTTTTTACCCAATGCTTTATCGCCACCCATGCTATCTGAGGCAATTAACGCACTAGCAACCAAACGCTTGATATCCCACTCCCAGCTTCCTGGCAAAGTCTCATCAAAATCATTAATACCAAATACTAAGCGGTGCTCAGCGGTACCAAATAATCCAAAATTGGATACGTGCATATCACCACAAAGCTGTACAGTGATATTGGTGGACGGCTGATTAGCAAGATCTTGCGCCATGATGGCAGCACCGCCACGATAAAAAGCAAAAGGCGATTGCAACATGCGTTCATAACGAATCGGAATTAAAGATTCGATACGTTGTTTAGCTTGCGCCTCCAATATCTGTATAGGATCAATGCGATTTTTAGGGGGCGTATATACCCCTTGGTCTGCAATACTCACCACCTTGCGTAAATCCTTGCCATCTGCCATGCGCTTCTTGATACTTGGGCGTGGGTCCTTAAAGGTCTCTACTGATCTCAAAACAGCAAATTGTGGTTTCTTCTGGGAGGACATGGGTTACCTAGCTAATGAGTATACCCAACGATATTAACGCCTATATAAAAAATGGCCTCAAATTAAGGAAATACTAAAGGCTGAGGCGGTCTATTCCGAGTTAAATCGATGATGAATAGAATGTAATTCATCTTTAATCTGCAAATGATCCAACTTTTCTACTGGAAGATCAATCAGTAGTTCAATGCGATTACGTAAACCCATTTCAACTTTTCTAAAAGCTTCCCACATATCATGCTCGCTACCAACGACCGCAGCTGGGTCCATAAACCCCCAATGAGCAGTTGCAGGATGGCCAGGCCAATATGGGCATTCTTCCCCAGCAGCAGAATCGCAAACGGTGATGATGAAATCCATATGAGGAGCGTCTTGTCGGCCAAACTCATCCCATGTTTTGCTTCTCAGCAATTCAAGCGGATAACCCATCTCCCTTGCAAGTTTTAATGCGATTGGATGTACAAATAATTTTGGCTGCGAGCCTGCAGAATATCCAATAAAGCGCCCATGACTGAGGGTGGTGGCAAGTGCCTCCCCTAAAATTGAACGAGCTGAATTACCCGTGCAGAGAAAGAGAATGTTATAGGGTCGAGTCATCAGCTGGTGATTTCAAATGATTTCATCAAGTCGCAATGTATATTTTCTATCCAGTAGAAAATGATTTATTTTTGGATCTCTTATTGAAGTGTCCTTAGATTCATGTTCTTTTGAGCCCATGGAGGATTTCTCTTGCACTTCATTTCTAAATACATCAGATAAATATTTAGTGAGTTGGTGATTCATGATATTTTCTTTCTAAGAAGTAATGAATATCGACATCCTAGGCTTTATATATTTCACTTTTATTAACCACCTAGGCAAGAAAAAACCCAGCACATGCTGGGTTATGAAGGAAACATACACTTTATCTTGGCCGGATACTCCCCGACAATTCAATGTAATCTCAGATCATGACACTACGATGACTAACTTCCTAGTTGATGTCTTGCATAACGATTGACATAAGCAGCTTTCGCTTCATTCCATGCTTGCCACATACGTAATATCAATTTTTTCATGTTGCATCCTTATGGTGAAAGATTTTTGTGCACAACTCTGTCTTGTAGAGATGTGATGCCTACTGTAAGTCAATTATTCATGCGGCAAATGACAAAGTGAAGACGCTTTTGTGACCAAATGATGTGGCTGAGATACACTGAGTGAAACATCAATGCATATCCAATAAGGAAATGACATGCTCGATTGGAATCTCTACGGAACCATTGCACTTCGCCTGGCTTTAGCTTTATTAGTCGGAGCTATTCTTGGGCTCAATCGCTGGTTGCACCATAAATCAGCTGGAATTCGTACACACTCTTTGGTGGCCATTGGCGCTGCAACTGCCGTAATGCTCATCAGCGATTTTGTACAAGATGATGCCCAGGCAGTCAGTCGGGTTCTTCAAGGCCTGATTACTGGATTGGGGTTTTTGGGTGCCGGTGTCATTATTCATGAGCAGCGGTCTCAGAGGGTCCACGGCCTCACTACTGCGGCCAGCCTTTGGGCGTGCGCCCTGATTGGGGCAGCCTTTGGAGCCGGACAATTTATCCTTGGGGGGATCTCTTTAGGGGCTATTTTGGTTACTTTAGCCCTTGGTGGACCACTGGAAAGGCTGGTTGCCCAGCTCAATGGAGTCAAAAGAGGCTCCGAAATTTCGGGGGATCCTGACTAAAACCCACTTAAACAGTCAAAAAATGCAGTTTTGTCATATTACTTTGCTAGCATTAGCCATCCCAATAATGACAATCAAATGCCATGAGTGAATATAGATACGCAGATGCAGTAAAGCAGCTACAGGAAAGTGGTGCTATTGGCCTAGTGGACCTGAAAAGTCTTCCTCACGAGGATCTTGTAGAGCTTTTTGAAGAAATCAAAGTTTGGTGCCTATACGCAGGTGGCAAAACTGAAAAACTGCCTAAAGAGTCTAAAAAGAAGAAAAAGAAGAAGAAAGATTAAATCTTAGGGTGCAATTCGCTCTTTTGGAAAGCGCAGTATGAAAGTGCTACCCTTGCCTGGCGTACTTTCAATAATGAGTTGAGCTTGATGGCGGCTTGCAATATGTTTAACAATTGCCAAACCCAATCCTGTCCCACCTGTATCCCTTGAACGACTTCTATCGACACGATAAAAACGCTCAGTAAGTCTTGAGAGATGCTCAGAGGCGATACCAGGACCGGTATCTGTCACAGAAAATTCTCCATACCCTTCAGCATTAATTTCCCACTTCACATTGATCGAACCAATGTCTGGGGTATAACGAATTGCATTTGAAACTAAATTACTAAATGCAGAGAGTATTTCTCTTTCATCTCCTAATATGGAGCATTGATTGAGAACGTCAAAATTAAAACTGTGTCTACCCTGAGACAATGCCTCAGCATCATTTCTAATTAAAGCCATCAACATTTCAGGATTAATGGCCTTGCTCGCCGCAGGTAATGAATTAGCCTCTAAATTGGCAAGTGTTAATAAATCCTCAACCAAACTTTTCATGCGCTGAGCTTGAGACATCATCATGTCAAAGTATTGATCACGTTGACCCTTCTCAAGATCTAAGGTTTGGACTGTCTCCAAAAATCCCATGAGTACAGTGATAGGCGTTCTCATCTCATGCGAAACGTTAGCAACGAAATCTCGTCGCATTGCATCTGCTTTTTGTAGGTCGGTGACGTTTTGAACTAGCAATAAGTGGCGCTGGTTTCCGAATGGAAATAATTGCAACATGAGACTCAGGCTACTACTAGGGCCCATTCTTTCGAGAAGTAAAGGTTCATCAAAGTTACGCTTATTAATATATTGAATGAACTCTGGACGTCGAATGAGGAAGTTAATTCGCTGCATTACATCGCGCTTAAAGTTCAGCCCAAAAAAACGCTCTGAAATCGCATTACACCATTCAATTTGATCGTTTTCATCCAACATCAAAATGCCGTTAGGAGACGCCTGGAAAGCCTCAATAAAGCGATTATGCTGCTGCTCAACAGTTCGCATCTTTTGCTTCAAAGCTTTGACTAATCGTTGCAACCTAAATAAAACCTCTTCCCAGAAACCGCTGGGTAAAGACATACTCTCCAGTGAGTCCGATTGAATACTTTTTTCCAGGCGGGCTAGATTGATGTAGGAGTACACCAGAGGGATAGAAAGTAGCGCAATCGCCGAGAAGATAGCCCATTGTGCGCCCCAGTTATAAAGGACTATTAATGCGACTATAAATGCTAGGCAAATAAGAAAGAAAAAGCGGGTTAAGGCGGAAATCATATTGCAATGTTAGACCATCTCAAGGGCGACCCTGAAATGGCCATAAAAAACCTGAAAAATCGGCTTTAGACTTCGGTTGGAATTTTTGTGATGCGGTACCCACTACCCCGAACCGTCTCAATGAAGCGGTCACAATCTACAGAACTTAATGCAGCTCTCAAGCGCTTGATATGAACATCTACAGTGCGCTCTTCAATATAAACCTCGTTACCCCAAACATTATCTAGCAGGCTTGTTCGTGAATGAACTCGCTCTGGGTTGGCCATGAAATATTGCAGAAGTCTATATTCCGTAGGACCTAGGGAGATTGGCTTAGGGTCTGAATTAGGCCAGATTGCTAAGACCCTGTGGGAACTTGGGTCCAGTTTCAATGGGCCAACCGTAAGGGGTCCAGTATCTTCAGTTGGGGTCTGTCTACGCAGTAGCGCTTTAACCCGAGCAATTAACTCTTTGGGCGAAAAAGGCTTGGTGACATAGTCATCCGCCCCCGAGTCTAGGCCCATTACCTTATCAGCCTCTTCGCTTTTAGCCGTCAACATCAAAATAGGCAAGCCTCTTGTGCGCTCATTTGCCCTGAGCTCTTTGGCAAACTGCACGCCTGACTTACCGGGTAGCATCCAGTCCAAAATAATCAGACTTGGTAGGCGATCCTTCAGAATGCCTTGAGCAATGTCAGTTTGCATTGCACGTTCGACCTCATAACCAGCATGAGTCAAATTAATTGCAATTAGCTCCGCAATCGATGGCTCATCTTCAACTATTAGTATGCGGTGAGTCATTTGGATAGGTCGATTTATTCTTTAGTAGCTTCGCGCACTAAATCTGCGTGCGGAATGTGACGAACATCAGAACCTTTTGCAATGTAGATTACAAATTCGGCAATATTCTTAGCATGATCACCAATACGCTCGATTGCCTTAGCAATAGTTAGCATATCTAGGCCGGTAGTAATCGTATGCGGATCTTCAGACATGTAAGTAATGAGTTTACGAACGAAGCCTCTGAATTCTTCATCAATCTGACGATCCTCAGCCACAACCTCTGCTGCTGCAACCGTATCAAGTCTGGCAAATGCATCTAAGCTACGGCGCAATAAATTAATCGCCATTTGTCCCGACAGACGAATTTCGGCAACATTAATATTGTGTGGCGCGCCAGACTCAATCAAGCATTTTGTTCGCTTAGCAACGCGTTCTGCCTCATCACCTGCTCGCTCTAAATTAGTAATTGCTTTGGATACCGCCATCACCAAACGAAGATCACGGGCCGTAGGTTGACGACGTGCAATGACTTCGGTGCAGGCTAAATCAATCTGAATCTCAAGATCATTAACTAGCTTTTCGTTATCGATTACGATGTTGCAAGTATCAATGTCCATTTGCGTAAAAGCACGCATCGCTGTAGCAATTTGTGACTCAACCAATCCACCCATTTCAAGCAGACGGCTTGAAAGTGAATTGAGATCAGCGTCAAATTGTGATGATAAGTGTTTATCTGGCATTTAGTGTCTCCAATTAACCAAAGCGGCCGGTTATATAGTCTTCTGTTTCTTTGCGCTTAGGCTTAATAAATATTTCATCAGTTTTACCATACTCAACCAAGCTACCAAGATACATATAGGCGGTATAGTCAGATACACGGGCAGCCTGTTGCATGTTGTGCGTAACGATTGCAATCGTGTACTCATGCTTAAGCTCATTAATCAACTCTTCAATTTTTCCAGTAGAAATAGGATCCAAAGCAGAGGTTGGTTCGTCTAGCAAAATGACAGAAGGCTTTACTGCAACACCGCGCGCAATACATAAGCGCTGCTGTTGACCGCCAGATAGAGATAGACCGCTTTGATTGAGCTTATCCTTAGCCTCATTCCATAATGCGGCCTTGTTCAATGCCCACTCAACACGCTCATCCATTTCAGAGCGAGAGAGCTTTTCATATAAGCGCACACCAAATGCAATATTCTCATAGATTGACATTGGGAATGGGGTTGGCTTTTGAAAAACCATACCAATACGTGAACGTAGCAGGTTTAAATCCTGCCCTGGCTCAAGAATGTTCTGGCCATAGAAATTAATTTCACCTTCAGCACGCTGACCAGGGTAGAGATCGTACATACGATTCAAGGTGCGTAACAAAGTAGACTTGCCGCAACCTGAAGGGCCAATGAATGCAGTGACCTTGCCCTGCTCAATATCAAGGTTAATTTTTTTGAGTCCCTGGAAAGCGCCATAAAAGAAATTCAGATTTCTAACTTCGAGCGCATTAATTGTTGCCTGCACTGGTTGTTGATTGGTTGTATCCACCCTACCTCCTTGACTATCGATCTTATTTAAGTCAAACATTGTGTTCATATTACTCATCATGCTTGCACCTTCTCACGAAATACGACTCGCGCTAATATATTTAAGCCAAGAACGGCAAATGTAATTAATAACGCTGCTGCCCATGCCAAATCAACCCAATTGTCATATGGACTCATCGCAAACTGGAAAATCACCACAGGCAAGTTTGCCATTGGTGCATTCATATTAGTTGAGAAAAATTGGTTGTTTAACGCTGTAAATAATAAGGGCGCTGTTTCACCGCTAACGCGTGCAAGCGCTAATAAGATTCCGGTGATAACACCACTTTGAGCCGCTCTTAAAGTGATCATGAATGCTACTTTCCATTTAGGCGTACCAAGGGCATAAGCTGCCTCACGAAGACTTCCAGGAACTAAACGCAGCATGTTTTCAGTAGTACGAACTACCACTGGAATTGCAATTAAAGCCAAGGCAATAGTACCTGCCCAGCCTGAGAAGTGACGAACCTGGGCTACCACGATTGCATACACAAATAGACCGATCACAATGGAAGGGGCGGAAAGCATGATGTCTGTAACAAAGCGTGTGATCGAAGCAACTTTACTTCTATCGCCATACTCAGAAAGGTACAAGCCAGCCAGTACACCAATAGGAGTGCTAATAAGGGTACAACTTGCCACAATCATGAGACTTCCAACGATGGCATTAGCTAAGCCACCACCCTCGGATCCAGGTGCAGGTGTACTGTTCAGAAATACACCTAAATTAATTGACGAAAATCCTTTAATAAATAGAACACTCAAGATCCATAGCAAGAAAATCATACCGAGAGCCATAGCCCCAGTAGAGAGCACTAAGCCAATTTTGTTTTCACGCTTACGTTTGGCAAAAATTGAGGGATTAATATTTGAAATACCGTTCATGTTTTAAGTCCTTGCTTTTTCTCCATATTCATCAACATCCACTTAGCGATTGCTAAAACGACGAATGTAATCATGAATAGAGCAAGGCCAAGAGCAAATAAGGAAGAGTAATGTGGGCCAAGCTCAGCCTCACCAAACTCGTTTGCTAATGTCGATGCAATTGAATTTCCAGGGGCAAATAAAGATGCTGAAAGGCGATGAGCATTACCGATTACAAAGGTGACGGCCATTGTTTCCCCAAGTGCCCTACCCAACCCGAGCATCACGCCACCAATAACACCAGCCTTGGTGTACGGAAGCACAACATTCTTAACCACTTCCCAGGTAGTGCAGCCAATTCCGTAAGCAGACTCCTTTAGAACTGGTGGAACGATTTCAAATACATCGCGCATGACAGATGCAATGAAAGGCAGAATCATCATCGCCAAAATAAGGCCTGCACACAAGATGCCAATACCATTAAATGCGCCTGAAAACAAAATTCCTAAGCCAGGAATCTGCCCAAGGGTGGCTGCCAAAGCTGGCTGAATATATTCCCCGAAAAGCGGCGCAAATATAAAAAGACCAAACATTCCATAAATAATCGAAGGTACAGCAGCGAGCAACTCAACCGCAGTACCTAGTGGCCTGCGTAATGGGCCTGGACACAACTCCGTTAAGAAAACTGCAATACCAAAACTTAATGGGACTGCGATCAGAAGCGCAATTAGAGATGTAACTATGGTACCGTAAATTGCAATTAATCCGCCAAACTCACCATTAACAATGTCCCACTCTTTGGTAAAGAAAAATCCAACTCCAAATTTGTCTAGCGCTGGCCAAGCATTAATAATCAATGAAATGATGATGCCTACCAGAGCAATCAGTACTGACAGCGCAAAAAATTGTGTAATGCCGTGGAATAAAAAG
This region includes:
- the phoB gene encoding phosphate regulon transcriptional regulator PhoB; protein product: MTHRILIVEDEPSIAELIAINLTHAGYEVERAMQTDIAQGILKDRLPSLIILDWMLPGKSGVQFAKELRANERTRGLPILMLTAKSEEADKVMGLDSGADDYVTKPFSPKELIARVKALLRRQTPTEDTGPLTVGPLKLDPSSHRVLAIWPNSDPKPISLGPTEYRLLQYFMANPERVHSRTSLLDNVWGNEVYIEERTVDVHIKRLRAALSSVDCDRFIETVRGSGYRITKIPTEV
- a CDS encoding arsenate reductase ArsC, producing MTRPYNILFLCTGNSARSILGEALATTLSHGRFIGYSAGSQPKLFVHPIALKLAREMGYPLELLRSKTWDEFGRQDAPHMDFIITVCDSAAGEECPYWPGHPATAHWGFMDPAAVVGSEHDMWEAFRKVEMGLRNRIELLIDLPVEKLDHLQIKDELHSIHHRFNSE
- a CDS encoding MgtC/SapB family protein; the encoded protein is MLDWNLYGTIALRLALALLVGAILGLNRWLHHKSAGIRTHSLVAIGAATAVMLISDFVQDDAQAVSRVLQGLITGLGFLGAGVIIHEQRSQRVHGLTTAASLWACALIGAAFGAGQFILGGISLGAILVTLALGGPLERLVAQLNGVKRGSEISGDPD
- the phoU gene encoding phosphate signaling complex protein PhoU, with the protein product MPDKHLSSQFDADLNSLSSRLLEMGGLVESQIATAMRAFTQMDIDTCNIVIDNEKLVNDLEIQIDLACTEVIARRQPTARDLRLVMAVSKAITNLERAGDEAERVAKRTKCLIESGAPHNINVAEIRLSGQMAINLLRRSLDAFARLDTVAAAEVVAEDRQIDEEFRGFVRKLITYMSEDPHTITTGLDMLTIAKAIERIGDHAKNIAEFVIYIAKGSDVRHIPHADLVREATKE
- a CDS encoding DUF2252 domain-containing protein; this encodes MSSQKKPQFAVLRSVETFKDPRPSIKKRMADGKDLRKVVSIADQGVYTPPKNRIDPIQILEAQAKQRIESLIPIRYERMLQSPFAFYRGGAAIMAQDLANQPSTNITVQLCGDMHVSNFGLFGTAEHRLVFGINDFDETLPGSWEWDIKRLVASALIASDSMGGDKALGKKLVYQITSEYQKRIEQYAKMPYLDLAQEFIGEKDIRKHFSKEHQRKLDVYLKETKGQGNIQVLESLTTLVGKNRKIINRPPLIEHFKKDAYGTPLLPLIDKALLNYASTLLADRQILFQRYSLKDFARKVVGVGSVGTNCMVLYFEGDSGQDPLFLQYKEAQRSVLSPYLGESIYRDMGRRVVAGQRLLQGAPDIFLNYGAVQYDINRSQGFYLRQLRDMKGGIGVGTGGVTLKTFPDYAKLFGWALALGHARSGDAAMIAGYCGQSDGLNEALYAFAKSYAKQNMKDYEQFCKAVKSGKLKAAKKKTAL
- the phoR gene encoding phosphate regulon sensor histidine kinase PhoR encodes the protein MISALTRFFFLICLAFIVALIVLYNWGAQWAIFSAIALLSIPLVYSYINLARLEKSIQSDSLESMSLPSGFWEEVLFRLQRLVKALKQKMRTVEQQHNRFIEAFQASPNGILMLDENDQIEWCNAISERFFGLNFKRDVMQRINFLIRRPEFIQYINKRNFDEPLLLERMGPSSSLSLMLQLFPFGNQRHLLLVQNVTDLQKADAMRRDFVANVSHEMRTPITVLMGFLETVQTLDLEKGQRDQYFDMMMSQAQRMKSLVEDLLTLANLEANSLPAASKAINPEMLMALIRNDAEALSQGRHSFNFDVLNQCSILGDEREILSAFSNLVSNAIRYTPDIGSINVKWEINAEGYGEFSVTDTGPGIASEHLSRLTERFYRVDRSRSRDTGGTGLGLAIVKHIASRHQAQLIIESTPGKGSTFILRFPKERIAP